A genomic region of Desulfosarcina ovata subsp. ovata contains the following coding sequences:
- a CDS encoding C40 family peptidase, translating to MAIEQSALAGYNNPMQAPSTFRHAHLARLLLVVLLTWVWGCASSTHGTPSTKPPGTIGKRADLPTPHIQTIGVTIQVGAFASERNASAYARRLQSQGLDAYHFIDTDRLYKVRFDRFPTKAAALNRAQRLQSDGIIDVYYIVRALLYEDIAGATPQLQHDLIQTAQRFIGVEYHWGGTTVETGMDCSGLIQTVYRLNGINLPRTAREQYAAGDPVSRNDLAKGDLVFFDTSRWGKINHVGIYCGNNAFIHAPGSGKRIQTTSLSKAYYRKHFAGARRYF from the coding sequence GTGGCAATTGAACAATCGGCGCTGGCAGGGTACAATAACCCCATGCAAGCGCCATCCACTTTTCGGCACGCCCATTTGGCGCGCCTGTTGCTGGTCGTCCTCCTGACCTGGGTTTGGGGCTGTGCCTCTTCCACCCACGGCACGCCATCGACGAAACCGCCCGGAACAATCGGCAAACGGGCGGATTTGCCGACTCCCCATATCCAGACCATCGGCGTCACCATTCAAGTGGGCGCTTTCGCCAGCGAGCGCAATGCTTCGGCCTATGCCCGGCGGTTGCAATCCCAGGGGTTGGACGCCTACCATTTCATCGATACGGACCGTCTGTACAAAGTGCGTTTCGATCGTTTCCCCACCAAGGCAGCTGCCCTGAACCGCGCCCAAAGGCTGCAGTCCGACGGTATTATCGACGTCTACTACATCGTGCGCGCCTTGTTGTACGAGGATATTGCCGGTGCGACACCGCAATTGCAGCATGATTTGATTCAGACGGCACAGCGCTTCATCGGCGTCGAATATCACTGGGGCGGCACCACCGTGGAAACCGGGATGGATTGCAGCGGGTTGATCCAAACGGTCTACCGCCTTAACGGCATCAATCTGCCCCGTACCGCTCGTGAGCAGTATGCCGCCGGTGATCCGGTATCGCGCAACGACCTGGCCAAGGGCGACCTGGTCTTTTTCGATACCAGCCGCTGGGGCAAAATCAACCATGTGGGCATCTATTGCGGCAACAACGCCTTCATTCATGCCCCCGGCAGCGGCAAGCGCATCCAGACGACGTCACTGTCCAAGGCCTATTACAGGAAGCACTTTGCCGGCGCCCGTCGCTATTTTTGA
- a CDS encoding aminotransferase — protein sequence MDLTKKDKRHVIHPWSDLGSDAEPMVIESGKGVHVFDSDGNRYLDSISGMWCVNLGYGNEEMAKAISDQCVQLAYYTPFGAMASPPSIQLAHELSQLTPGDLNFFQFTNSGSTAVESAIRFVHYYFNCLGQPEKKHIIYRENAYHGSTYLTASLNGKKCDRSYFNYITDIVHSTSDPNPYKKPEGMSIEDFCDLRVRELKDKILEIGPDKVACFIAEPVMGSGGVIVPPPGYHKKTLDVCREYDVLYISDEVVTAFGRLGHYFASEDVFGIVPDIITVAKGITSGYQPLGAAIISDKLVNRISGESASENSYYTNGFTYSGHPVTCAAALKYLEIMKREKINDHVLEVGSHFMKRLKTLKEFPIVGDVRGVCLMACVECVVSDNEEENIAVAQRVDEHCQAKGLIVRPYENLCILSPPLIIDKAGADQIVDILRDSIISTMNEMG from the coding sequence ATGGATCTAACAAAAAAAGACAAAAGGCATGTTATTCATCCGTGGTCGGACTTGGGAAGCGATGCCGAACCCATGGTTATTGAATCCGGCAAAGGCGTCCATGTTTTTGATAGTGATGGGAATCGATATCTTGATTCGATATCCGGCATGTGGTGTGTGAATCTGGGGTATGGCAATGAAGAAATGGCAAAAGCGATTTCCGACCAGTGTGTTCAGTTGGCTTATTATACACCATTTGGCGCCATGGCAAGTCCGCCCTCTATCCAATTGGCCCATGAACTCAGCCAATTGACGCCTGGTGACTTAAACTTTTTTCAATTTACCAATAGCGGCTCGACCGCTGTTGAGTCCGCGATTCGATTTGTGCATTACTATTTTAATTGTCTTGGTCAACCTGAAAAAAAACATATTATCTATCGTGAAAACGCCTATCACGGCAGTACCTATCTGACGGCTTCCTTGAATGGCAAAAAATGTGACCGAAGCTATTTTAACTACATTACCGATATTGTTCATTCTACCTCTGATCCCAATCCTTATAAAAAACCCGAGGGAATGAGCATAGAGGACTTTTGCGACCTCAGGGTACGCGAACTAAAGGATAAAATTTTAGAGATCGGGCCGGATAAGGTGGCCTGTTTTATCGCCGAACCGGTGATGGGTTCGGGAGGGGTTATTGTTCCTCCGCCGGGATATCACAAAAAGACATTGGATGTCTGCCGGGAATACGATGTGCTTTATATCTCTGATGAGGTCGTGACCGCCTTTGGAAGACTGGGGCACTATTTTGCATCCGAAGACGTCTTCGGCATCGTTCCCGATATTATTACGGTGGCGAAAGGGATCACATCCGGTTATCAACCCTTGGGTGCGGCAATCATTTCAGACAAGTTGGTCAATCGGATAAGCGGAGAATCCGCAAGTGAGAATTCCTATTACACAAATGGATTTACTTATTCAGGACACCCGGTGACGTGTGCTGCGGCCTTAAAATATCTTGAAATAATGAAGCGCGAAAAAATAAACGATCATGTCCTCGAGGTCGGTTCTCATTTCATGAAGCGTCTGAAAACGTTAAAGGAATTTCCCATCGTCGGTGATGTCAGGGGAGTTTGTTTGATGGCATGTGTGGAATGCGTGGTCTCAGATAATGAAGAAGAGAATATAGCCGTTGCTCAACGAGTGGATGAACATTGCCAGGCAAAAGGTTTAATTGTCAGGCCATATGAAAATTTATGCATATTATCGCCGCCTTTAATTATTGATAAAGCGGGTGCGGATCAAATTGTGGATATTTTAAGAGATAGCATCATTTCAACAATGAACGAAATGGGATAG
- a CDS encoding diaminopimelate decarboxylase: MNPQKDRLWWERDDLCYKDGQLFFSGSSMADLIGLTGTPAFFYSGRRISQNIERLHNALSQLDAHKIYYAIKANRFAPILTSIKSGRKCGVDVCSPGELLHAFSCGFERSEISYTANSMTNDELRLLANNPDVALNCDSLSTIRRLGQFCSGRKIGIRVNPALGIGYRDNETLRYSGEKTTKFGIYRDQFEEALRLASENNFIVDTIHFHTGCGYLSNQLSIFNGILDETHWFVDQVKDLACINLGGGLGVPHDRDDAPLDLDAWVSIIKSHFGNKGVTICVEPGDYIAKDSGLLVLEVNTVERKQETDFIGVNGGFNLAIEPTFYGLPCEPVVLKQKTSKMKPVTVVGNINESLDVWKDNFQMPDQIQEGDPLVFINAGGYASSMMSNHCMRGQVSENFLF, from the coding sequence ATGAACCCACAAAAAGATCGTTTGTGGTGGGAAAGAGATGATCTCTGTTACAAAGACGGGCAGTTGTTTTTTTCAGGGAGTTCAATGGCCGATCTGATCGGTTTAACTGGAACACCGGCCTTTTTTTATAGTGGAAGACGGATTTCGCAAAATATCGAGCGGCTGCACAATGCCCTGAGCCAGCTTGACGCGCATAAAATTTATTATGCCATAAAAGCAAACCGGTTTGCCCCGATTCTGACGTCTATTAAAAGCGGGAGGAAATGCGGGGTGGATGTATGTTCTCCCGGTGAATTGTTACATGCGTTTTCCTGCGGCTTTGAGCGCAGCGAAATCTCATACACGGCGAACTCGATGACCAACGACGAACTCCGGTTGCTGGCTAATAATCCCGACGTGGCGTTAAACTGTGACTCGTTAAGCACCATCCGGCGATTGGGCCAGTTCTGCTCCGGTCGCAAAATCGGAATCCGGGTCAACCCGGCTCTGGGTATTGGCTACAGGGACAATGAGACCCTCAGATATAGCGGAGAAAAAACAACCAAGTTCGGCATATACAGGGATCAGTTTGAGGAAGCCTTGCGACTTGCCAGTGAGAATAACTTCATCGTGGATACCATCCATTTCCATACCGGATGCGGGTATCTGAGCAATCAACTGTCCATATTCAACGGGATCCTGGATGAGACCCATTGGTTTGTGGACCAAGTGAAGGACCTGGCGTGCATCAATTTGGGTGGCGGCCTGGGGGTTCCCCATGACAGGGATGATGCACCGCTGGATTTGGATGCCTGGGTTTCTATTATAAAATCCCATTTTGGAAACAAAGGGGTCACCATTTGTGTTGAACCCGGAGATTATATTGCAAAAGACAGCGGACTTCTGGTTTTGGAAGTCAACACCGTCGAGAGAAAGCAAGAAACGGACTTCATAGGAGTCAACGGCGGGTTTAATCTGGCCATCGAGCCTACTTTTTACGGGTTGCCCTGTGAGCCTGTTGTTCTCAAGCAAAAAACAAGCAAGATGAAACCGGTGACGGTCGTGGGCAATATAAACGAGTCGCTGGATGTATGGAAAGACAATTTCCAGATGCCGGACCAAATACAGGAAGGCGACCCACTTGTTTTTATCAATGCGGGTGGATACGCGTCTTCAATGATGTCCAATCACTGTATGCGGGGACAGGTTTCTGAAAACTTCTTATTTTAA
- a CDS encoding SET domain-containing protein-lysine N-methyltransferase, whose protein sequence is MIYPYELEDGKNYPSKEDFTINHSRTTGSGIYVKRNFKKGEMVARMTGVTVPYILQHTLQITPCLHLHDPHFSGLLLHSCDPLVFLDMNKLEIWALQDIEKGDALTMDYASTEDILFRQFPCACGSINCRGWITGRKETINEHGRRYLRDLERKCG, encoded by the coding sequence ATGATTTATCCTTATGAACTGGAAGATGGTAAGAACTACCCCAGCAAAGAAGATTTCACGATTAATCATTCCAGGACAACAGGCAGCGGCATTTATGTAAAACGAAATTTCAAGAAGGGGGAGATGGTTGCAAGAATGACCGGGGTTACGGTCCCCTATATTCTTCAGCACACCCTTCAGATTACACCCTGCCTGCATCTCCATGACCCTCACTTTTCAGGGCTTTTGTTACATTCGTGTGATCCGTTGGTATTTTTGGACATGAACAAGCTTGAAATCTGGGCATTGCAGGATATTGAAAAAGGAGATGCGTTGACCATGGATTACGCCTCAACAGAAGACATCTTGTTCAGACAATTTCCTTGTGCCTGTGGCTCGATTAACTGCCGGGGATGGATAACCGGTCGAAAAGAAACGATCAATGAACACGGTAGGAGATATCTTCGAGACCTGGAAAGGAAGTGTGGATGA
- the metK gene encoding methionine adenosyltransferase codes for MSKLKVDHIFTSESVSEGHPDKLCDQVSDAILDACLEQDPRSRVACETAVTTDFVINLGEITCSGWEKIDPEAIARKVVQEIGYDRKELLFCHDSFKYQCLIHPQSSDISQGVSEDEGLFKEQGAGDQGMMFGYATNATPSLMPAPIHYSHMLLEHLQNIRKQGDIDYLRPDAKTQVSVLHENGKPKAITNIVISHQTADVPLERIRKDMIDVTRNLLEPTGLLNKETTYFVNPTGKFVIGGPHGDAGLTGRKIIVDTYGGVGCHGGGAFSGKDPSKVDRSAAYYARYAAKNIVAAGLAEKCEIQVAYAIGVAKPLSINIDTFGTGTVDEAEIQRILEDGLVFDFRPASIVKDLKLTEPKNWSYRQTAVAGHFGRDLFPWEQTDKTAALQEALGVRERQVA; via the coding sequence ATGAGTAAATTGAAAGTTGATCATATTTTTACTTCCGAATCGGTCAGCGAAGGGCACCCGGACAAACTCTGCGATCAGGTTTCCGATGCGATACTGGATGCCTGTCTCGAGCAGGATCCCCGCAGCAGGGTGGCGTGTGAGACTGCGGTAACCACGGATTTTGTCATCAACCTCGGAGAGATCACCTGCAGCGGTTGGGAGAAAATCGATCCGGAAGCCATCGCTCGAAAGGTCGTTCAAGAGATCGGCTACGATAGAAAAGAACTGCTTTTTTGCCACGACAGTTTCAAATATCAATGCCTCATCCATCCCCAATCCAGCGACATTTCCCAGGGTGTATCTGAGGATGAAGGACTGTTCAAGGAACAGGGTGCAGGCGATCAGGGCATGATGTTCGGCTATGCCACCAACGCCACGCCATCGTTAATGCCCGCACCGATTCATTACAGCCACATGCTTCTGGAGCATTTGCAGAACATTCGAAAGCAGGGGGATATTGACTATCTCCGTCCGGATGCCAAAACTCAGGTGTCCGTGCTGCACGAAAACGGGAAACCCAAGGCCATCACCAATATCGTCATTTCGCATCAGACGGCGGATGTTCCCCTGGAACGAATCCGCAAGGACATGATCGATGTGACCCGTAACCTGCTTGAACCTACCGGTTTGCTGAACAAGGAGACCACCTATTTCGTCAACCCGACAGGTAAGTTCGTCATCGGCGGCCCCCACGGCGACGCGGGCCTCACCGGACGGAAGATAATCGTGGATACATACGGCGGTGTGGGATGCCATGGCGGCGGTGCTTTCAGCGGCAAAGACCCCTCCAAGGTCGACCGGTCGGCGGCCTATTACGCCCGATACGCGGCCAAAAACATTGTTGCCGCCGGCCTGGCGGAAAAATGCGAGATCCAGGTAGCATATGCCATTGGTGTGGCAAAGCCCCTGAGCATCAATATTGACACGTTCGGCACCGGAACGGTGGATGAGGCTGAAATTCAGAGGATTTTGGAAGATGGGTTGGTCTTCGATTTTCGGCCTGCATCCATCGTAAAGGATCTGAAATTAACCGAACCTAAAAATTGGAGCTACCGCCAAACCGCGGTGGCAGGACACTTCGGGCGGGATCTCTTTCCATGGGAACAGACAGACAAAACCGCCGCTCTGCAGGAAGCCCTCGGCGTCCGAGAGCGTCAAGTGGCGTAA
- a CDS encoding ABC transporter ATP-binding protein yields the protein MKPLVQVRHLSKHFPVTAGVLHRTIGAVKAVDDVSFDIGCGEILGIVGESGCGKSTLARLILRLVEPTSGQVLFGGKNVSRLAKGELRHLRRKMQMVFQDPHSSLDPRNSIYRSLIEMFLIQKVDMTPQAIGDRIAELLTMVGLKLEHGRAYPHQLSGGQKQRVVIARALSLQPEFIVLDEPTAALDVSVQAQITLLLQNLRDSFNMTYLFISHDLALVDYFCHRIVVMYLGRIVEISPANFADRTPRHPYTKLLMDSVFVADPKLRKTIDHHSGEVSVGENLYNGCVFEPRCAYARPLCRQEVPPLVETAAGEHVACHFPLR from the coding sequence GTGAAGCCCCTGGTTCAGGTCCGTCATCTGTCCAAACATTTTCCGGTGACCGCCGGTGTCCTGCATCGGACCATCGGTGCGGTCAAGGCGGTCGACGATGTCTCTTTCGATATCGGCTGCGGCGAAATCCTGGGAATTGTCGGCGAATCTGGATGCGGGAAATCCACTCTGGCCCGTCTGATCCTGCGTCTGGTCGAACCCACCAGCGGGCAAGTGCTGTTTGGCGGTAAAAATGTCAGCCGGCTTGCCAAGGGCGAGTTGCGCCACCTCAGGCGCAAAATGCAGATGGTCTTTCAGGATCCCCACTCCTCACTGGACCCGCGCAACTCCATCTACCGCAGCCTGATCGAGATGTTTCTGATTCAAAAAGTGGACATGACGCCCCAGGCCATTGGCGACCGGATTGCCGAGCTATTGACCATGGTGGGGCTCAAGCTGGAGCATGGCCGGGCATACCCGCACCAGCTCTCTGGCGGGCAGAAGCAGCGGGTGGTTATTGCCCGAGCGCTCTCCCTGCAACCGGAATTTATCGTTCTGGACGAACCCACCGCGGCCCTGGACGTTTCGGTCCAGGCCCAGATTACCCTGCTTCTCCAGAACCTGCGGGACAGCTTTAACATGACCTACCTGTTCATTTCTCACGATCTGGCCCTGGTTGACTATTTCTGCCACCGAATTGTCGTGATGTACCTGGGACGCATCGTGGAAATCTCACCGGCCAATTTTGCCGACCGCACGCCGCGCCACCCGTATACGAAACTACTGATGGACAGTGTTTTCGTGGCCGATCCGAAATTGCGCAAAACCATCGACCATCATAGTGGTGAGGTCTCCGTCGGTGAAAACCTTTACAACGGATGCGTTTTTGAGCCGCGTTGTGCGTATGCCAGGCCCCTATGCCGCCAAGAGGTACCGCCCTTGGTGGAAACGGCGGCCGGAGAGCATGTGGCCTGCCATTTCCCGCTGCGTTAG
- a CDS encoding ABC transporter ATP-binding protein: MTLLQVDGLRVKFMTQEGSVEPLDGVSFMIEPGQILGLVGETGSGKSVTAQAIMGLLPFLNGEISGGRIWFRGQDMLGLSEEQWQKIRGNQISLISQNPMTSLDPVYRVGHQIVEGMRLHLSISAAKARQRAIDLMASLQIPDAERVFQQYPHQLSGGLKQRIVIAMGLCADPQLLIADEPTTALDVTVQAQIVNLFKETTRNLGVGLLLITHDLGVIAQICDTVAVMYAGTVVESGDVSSVFASPRHPYTRSLLGCIPTLGMSKGGLMAIPGNVPSVRTFPQGCRFHPRCSERRSCCATQKPRMIPLDHEILVGCLKYDPQRRNCW, from the coding sequence ATGACATTACTGCAGGTAGACGGCCTCCGGGTGAAGTTCATGACCCAGGAGGGAAGTGTCGAGCCCCTGGACGGGGTCAGTTTTATGATCGAACCGGGCCAGATACTAGGGCTGGTCGGTGAAACCGGATCGGGAAAATCGGTTACCGCCCAGGCCATCATGGGGCTTCTGCCTTTTCTGAACGGCGAGATCAGCGGCGGCCGGATCTGGTTCAGGGGGCAGGACATGCTGGGCCTTTCCGAGGAACAGTGGCAGAAAATACGGGGCAACCAGATCTCACTGATTTCCCAGAACCCCATGACCTCACTGGATCCGGTATACCGTGTCGGCCACCAGATCGTCGAGGGCATGCGGTTGCACCTTTCGATATCTGCCGCCAAAGCCCGCCAGCGGGCCATCGATCTGATGGCCTCCCTGCAGATTCCCGATGCAGAGCGGGTTTTTCAGCAGTATCCCCACCAGCTTTCCGGCGGGCTGAAGCAGCGCATCGTTATCGCCATGGGCCTGTGTGCCGATCCCCAGCTGCTCATTGCCGATGAACCTACAACGGCTCTGGACGTCACCGTGCAGGCCCAGATTGTGAACCTGTTCAAGGAAACCACCCGCAACCTGGGGGTTGGCCTTCTGCTGATCACCCATGATCTGGGCGTCATCGCCCAGATTTGTGATACCGTGGCTGTGATGTATGCCGGAACCGTTGTCGAGTCCGGTGATGTCAGCTCGGTGTTTGCCTCTCCCCGGCATCCCTATACCCGTTCGCTGCTGGGGTGTATCCCCACGCTTGGCATGTCCAAGGGGGGCTTGATGGCGATCCCGGGAAATGTGCCCAGTGTGCGCACGTTTCCGCAAGGCTGCCGTTTCCATCCACGCTGCTCCGAGCGGCGATCCTGCTGTGCCACTCAGAAACCACGGATGATCCCGCTGGATCATGAAATTCTGGTGGGATGCCTGAAATATGATCCGCAAAGGAGGAATTGCTGGTGA
- a CDS encoding ABC transporter permease has protein sequence MTSVEPSESVAPPINPWLRRLKKMKSNKAGVAGIVIICILIGVAASADILAPYSYKQQNLTEMNRAPSMAHFMGTDEFGRDVFSRIIHGSRISVYVGVVSVGLSVLIGVIIGSLAGYYGGWLDQSLSIVTDLTWSLPEILVALLLVAIVGAGLECVIIAIALTYWAQYARLIRGQILMLKTEVYVEATRSLGATDFTILFRHLFPNAIAPVLVAATIGIGQAIVLEATLGFLGMGAQPPLPSWGAMMSNGTAYLFISPWVIVFPGLAMMVTVLGFNLFGDALVDILDIREDTNR, from the coding sequence ATGACCTCCGTTGAACCGTCGGAAAGCGTGGCTCCGCCAATCAACCCCTGGCTACGCCGTCTCAAAAAGATGAAATCGAACAAGGCCGGTGTGGCCGGCATTGTGATCATCTGCATCCTGATCGGCGTGGCCGCCAGTGCCGATATCCTGGCGCCCTATTCATACAAGCAACAGAATCTAACTGAGATGAACCGTGCGCCGTCGATGGCGCACTTCATGGGAACCGATGAATTCGGACGGGATGTGTTCAGCCGGATCATTCACGGATCTCGGATTTCGGTCTATGTGGGGGTGGTTTCCGTGGGCCTGTCCGTGCTGATCGGCGTAATCATCGGCAGCCTTGCCGGATATTACGGCGGGTGGCTGGATCAGTCGCTCTCCATCGTTACCGATCTGACCTGGTCGCTGCCGGAAATTCTGGTGGCCCTTCTGCTGGTGGCCATTGTGGGCGCCGGCCTGGAGTGCGTCATTATCGCCATTGCCCTAACCTATTGGGCTCAGTATGCGCGCTTGATCCGGGGGCAGATTCTGATGCTGAAAACCGAAGTGTATGTGGAGGCCACCCGTTCGCTGGGCGCCACGGATTTCACCATTTTGTTCCGGCATCTGTTCCCCAATGCCATCGCGCCGGTACTGGTGGCTGCCACCATCGGGATCGGGCAGGCCATCGTTCTCGAAGCGACCCTGGGTTTTTTGGGCATGGGTGCCCAGCCGCCCCTGCCCAGCTGGGGCGCCATGATGAGTAACGGCACCGCCTACCTGTTCATCTCGCCGTGGGTAATCGTTTTCCCGGGACTGGCCATGATGGTCACGGTGCTGGGTTTCAATCTTTTCGGTGACGCGCTGGTCGATATTCTGGATATCCGTGAGGACACCAACCGGTAA
- a CDS encoding ABC transporter permease → MWRYILRRALLLIPIFIVISMIIFSLVHIVPGNPIDNLMGPGMTKAHEQRLIEKYYLDRPIPVQYLIWFRNMIHGDLGRSIVEKRPVSELLMHHLPYSLSLGLTAIAISFVLGVSMGIVSAARKNSLWDHMAMLVALFGVTIPSFWLGLILILIFAVWLTWFPVSGSGSLLTLILPAVTVGLGGAGLVARVTRVSMLEVASKDFIVLLHAKGLGKTAILLKHILRNALIPVITILGLRIGWVLGGAVTVEIVFGRPGLGQLLITGLYRRDYPVVQGAMLLLALGIMLGTFLADLLYAYADPRVRDQHK, encoded by the coding sequence ATGTGGCGGTATATCCTGCGCCGGGCGCTGCTCCTGATCCCGATTTTTATCGTGATCTCCATGATCATTTTTTCCTTGGTGCACATTGTACCGGGCAATCCCATCGACAATCTCATGGGACCCGGCATGACCAAAGCCCACGAGCAACGCCTGATCGAAAAATATTACCTGGACAGGCCCATCCCCGTGCAGTACCTGATCTGGTTCAGAAACATGATCCACGGCGATCTGGGGCGCTCCATCGTGGAGAAACGGCCGGTTAGCGAACTGTTGATGCATCACCTGCCGTACAGCCTTTCCCTGGGTCTTACCGCCATTGCGATCTCCTTTGTGCTGGGGGTTTCCATGGGCATTGTTTCTGCGGCCAGAAAGAACAGCCTTTGGGATCACATGGCTATGCTGGTGGCCCTGTTCGGGGTGACCATCCCATCGTTCTGGCTCGGATTGATCCTGATTCTGATTTTTGCCGTCTGGCTGACCTGGTTTCCGGTTTCCGGTTCGGGCAGTCTGCTGACCCTGATCCTGCCGGCGGTGACCGTTGGTCTGGGCGGTGCCGGCCTGGTGGCTCGGGTGACCCGGGTCAGTATGCTCGAGGTGGCCTCAAAGGATTTTATCGTTCTTCTGCACGCCAAGGGATTGGGTAAAACGGCCATTTTGCTCAAGCACATCCTCAGAAACGCCCTGATCCCGGTGATCACTATCCTGGGGCTGAGGATCGGCTGGGTGCTGGGCGGGGCGGTGACCGTGGAGATCGTTTTCGGCCGTCCCGGTCTGGGGCAACTGTTGATCACCGGACTCTACCGGCGCGACTATCCGGTGGTGCAAGGGGCCATGCTGCTACTGGCCCTGGGCATCATGCTGGGCACCTTTTTGGCTGATCTGCTGTATGCCTATGCGGATCCGCGGGTAAGGGATCAGCACAAATAG
- a CDS encoding ABC transporter substrate-binding protein, with product MRKMVGGLLLVILSAAFLLIPASAMAEKVLYAAGDPNELGVTTFNPIKVELNHEAVSLIYDKLVEWGLDGNYYPGLAESWSISEDGLVWKMKLKQGVTFHDGSPFNAEVAKWFLKEMETGPSAYMVGAIDHVDIDGPHAITIHLQHPEPNMLFNLSQTFMAVPSMEAYKKYGEDFGTKYVVGSGPYMFESWSPGDKLVLTRNPNYTWGPGFAKNKGPAKIDKVVYRDIKEESTRFLELKTGKLDVVFALPTMFIEKVEQDKSLRVVRLPGDQLYHMVMNTQSPPLDDRLVRKGIALAVDQVSITKNVFADAGKPAFTYLIDALPASKIAEKDQVRFDPEGAKAALEEAGWTVGKDGIRVDKDGNRLTLKMLAKNESSYRRTAEVIQAQLAEVGVEAKITLLDPSTIRAHLKNGDHQLVVRSYEWENADILEWFLNSTRLGYPNAAFWHDNESDYLMQKAMTRSRSQQERIDNFKEYHTYLLNQYVWAPIYLPDTIFGVGKRLVLSEGCLDRRFLGMGVLDYDLK from the coding sequence ATGAGGAAAATGGTCGGTGGTCTACTTCTGGTCATCCTGTCCGCGGCATTCTTGCTGATACCGGCTTCGGCCATGGCCGAGAAGGTGCTGTACGCAGCTGGAGATCCCAACGAGCTGGGAGTCACCACGTTCAATCCCATCAAGGTGGAACTGAACCACGAAGCCGTGTCCCTGATTTACGACAAACTGGTCGAGTGGGGACTGGATGGAAACTATTATCCCGGTCTGGCCGAGTCCTGGAGCATCAGTGAAGACGGCCTGGTCTGGAAAATGAAACTCAAGCAAGGCGTGACGTTTCATGATGGCTCGCCCTTTAATGCCGAGGTGGCAAAATGGTTTCTCAAAGAGATGGAAACCGGTCCTTCCGCGTATATGGTCGGTGCCATCGATCATGTGGATATCGATGGACCCCACGCGATTACGATCCATCTGCAGCATCCTGAGCCCAACATGCTCTTTAACCTGTCCCAAACCTTCATGGCTGTTCCCAGCATGGAAGCCTATAAAAAATACGGCGAGGATTTCGGCACCAAGTATGTCGTCGGATCGGGACCTTACATGTTCGAATCCTGGTCTCCGGGCGATAAGCTGGTCCTGACCAGGAATCCGAACTACACCTGGGGCCCGGGGTTTGCAAAAAACAAGGGGCCGGCAAAAATAGACAAGGTCGTCTATCGTGACATCAAAGAAGAGTCGACCCGTTTTCTGGAACTGAAAACCGGCAAACTGGATGTCGTTTTCGCTCTGCCGACAATGTTCATCGAAAAGGTGGAACAGGACAAATCGTTGCGGGTGGTTCGGCTGCCCGGCGACCAGCTCTACCACATGGTCATGAACACCCAGTCACCGCCCCTGGATGACCGCCTGGTCCGCAAGGGTATCGCTCTGGCCGTGGATCAGGTCAGTATTACCAAAAACGTCTTCGCCGATGCCGGCAAACCCGCGTTCACATACCTGATCGACGCTTTGCCAGCCAGCAAGATTGCCGAAAAGGACCAGGTCCGGTTCGATCCCGAAGGGGCCAAGGCCGCTCTTGAGGAAGCCGGCTGGACGGTGGGCAAGGACGGTATCCGTGTGGACAAGGATGGTAATCGCCTGACGTTGAAAATGCTGGCCAAGAACGAATCATCCTACCGCCGGACCGCCGAAGTGATCCAGGCACAGCTGGCCGAGGTGGGGGTGGAGGCCAAAATCACCCTTCTTGATCCGAGCACCATCCGGGCACATCTCAAAAACGGGGATCATCAGTTGGTGGTACGCTCCTATGAATGGGAAAACGCAGATATCCTGGAATGGTTTCTCAATTCCACCCGCCTGGGGTATCCCAATGCCGCTTTCTGGCATGATAACGAGTCCGATTACCTTATGCAGAAAGCCATGACGCGATCCCGGTCTCAGCAGGAGCGCATCGACAATTTCAAAGAATACCACACTTATCTTCTCAACCAGTATGTATGGGCACCCATCTATTTGCCGGATACGATTTTCGGTGTCGGCAAACGGCTGGTGCTGTCGGAGGGATGCCTTGATCGGCGGTTTCTGGGCATGGGCGTCTTGGACTATGATTTGAAATAA